The Candidatus Cloacimonadota bacterium DNA segment CTGTATTCTGCATCTGAAGGTGAGTGTGTTACCATTACGATCGTCGTTCCTTCTTCATTAAGCTGGGTCAGAAGATCCATGACTTCTTCTCCATTAGCAGAGTCAAGATTACCAGTGGGCTCGTCAGCAAGGATTAGTCGAGGATTTGTTACCACTGCTCTGGCTACTGCAACGCGCTGTTGCTGACCACCAGAAAGTTGCTGTGGGAAGTGATTCTTTCGATGCATGATCTTCATGCGGTCGAGTACTTCTTCCACCTTTTTCTTTCTAATTGATGATGACATCTTGAGGTAAAGAAGGGGAAGTTCTACGTTTTCGTAAACGGTGAGTTCGTCAATCAGATTGAAGCTCTGAAAGATGAAGCCAATGTTGCCTTTTCTTAGATTCGTTCGGCGACGTTCTGTGTATCCCGAGACCTCCTCGCCCATGAATTCAAAGGTGCCTTCCGAAGGATTATCAAGTAATCCAAGTATGTTGAGCAATGTCGACTTACCACATCCTGAAGGACCCATGACAGCTACGAACTCCCCTTCTTTAATATCAAGATTTACCTTGTTCAAAGCTGTTGTTTCGACTTCGTCAGTTCTGTAGACTTTAACGAGATCATTTGTTTTAATCATTGTTTCTCCTTATATGATTTCTAATCATTCTTTTTTAATATGAGCACATCAACATCACCAAAGGTGTCATAGCTTGAGACGATAACCTGTTCGCCTTCCTGTACACCATCGATGACTTCATAATATTTAGGGTTGTATCTATTTAATCTGATATCTCTCTTATACGCATTATTGCCGGCTTCGTCAACTACGAAGACCCATTGTCCACCGGTGCTTTGATAGAATCCACCACGGGGTATAAGCAGCGATTCCTTTGGTTCTCCAAGCTCAAGTTTGATGCGGAAGGTCTGCCCAATGCGCATATTCTCAGGCAGATCACCGATGAATTCCATGTCTATCGAGAACTGACCGTTGCGAACTTCTGGATATATCTTTGTGACTTCAAGCATAAATGTTTTGTTTGTGTACTCAAACTCTCCGACCAATCCTCTCTGCACGCGGGAAATATAATGCTCGTCGATCTGAGCATTGATCTTGTATGAATCCAGCACATTGATCTGACCAAGGCGCTGACCTGCACCTTTGGATTCACCTATCTCAGCATTCAGTGATGCAAGCTGTCCGTTTACCGGTGCTTTCACTTCAAGACTTTCCAGCTTCTTTTGAACGAGATCGAGATTTTGCTGCATGCGGTTTACCGATTCCTCAAGCTGACTTATCTGAACATCACGGAAGACCGAGTCCTGCTTTTGAGATTCAATAAGAAGATCTTTTTTATTTACCAGATAATAATAATAATCTTCAGATGTTTGGAATTCATCATCAGAGAGTAAGTTTTTATTCATCTCATAGATCTCTTTGTTGATCTCATAATCACGTTTTGCCTTACCGATCGCATAATTAATCTCGATCAGCTGACTCTTGAGATCGAGTTTGTTCTGTTCCATCAAAAGCCGTGTATTGCGAAGGTTGTTGATCTGCTCAGCAAGACTTGCCTCACGGTTCATAATATTAAGATGAAGATTTGTATTGCTGAGACGAAGTATCACATCTCCTTCTTTTACCATACTTCCTTCTTCAATTAAGATCTCTTCGACCTGACCACCTTCAAGTGCGTCGATAAAGACTGTTCGTATCGGTTCCACAGTTCCAGGAATAGTAATATAATCCTGGAAATATCCTTTCTCGACAGTAGCAATGGTCAGCCTTTCGGTTTGCACTCGCAGCTTCGAGCTCTTATCTGCAAAAATTATGTAATACAGAATGAGCAATACGAAGATACTGGCGAGTGATATCCAAAGGATTTTCTTTGGCGTCCATGTCTTCTTTTCAATGATTCTGTCCATGTATGCACCTCTCTTACAAATTACCTATGCATTTTTTGTGCCAAAAAAACGAATATTCGGGAAATTGTGTTTTTTCGGGTATTTGCTGGAAATAATCGAAACAATGACTGTACGGTGACAGGACAGCCATGTACGATATCGTACACTTTTTTAGAAATAGTTTGACAACCCTAATCCTGAAAAACAGTAATCTGTTGTTTGTTTATAAGACCCTAATATTTTTTTTAAATAATTTTTCAGGTTTGGTATGTTCTTTGCATAAATGAGAGAAAAAGCGGAGATCCAATATGAGTCAAAAATTTGGTAAGATACTTGTTGTCGATGATAAGGAAGATATCCTTTTTGCGCTGAAGCTACTTCTTAAAAAACACGTAGAAAAGATCCATACAGAGCAGGATCCGAGTAATATTCCTGAGCTACTGAAGAATGAGTCTTATGATCTGGTCCTTCTGGATATGAATTTCACTGCGGATATGAGTGGAGGGCAGGAAGGCTACTACTGGATGCAGCGCATCAAGGAGATCGATCCCGCGATTCTTGTGATATTCATAACTGCGTATGGAGATGTGGAAAAAGCTGTGAAAGCGATCAAAGCTGGAGCTACAGATTTTGTGCTTAAGCCATGGCAGAACGAGAAGCTTCTCACAACCATAAATACTGCTCTTAAACTCCGACAGTCACAAACAGAAGCAACCAATCTCAGGATGAAACAGAAGGAATTGAGTGCTGCGCTCGATCAGCCGTTCAGTGATTTTATCGGCGTGTCCGTAGAAATGAAGAAAGTTTTCGCAACCATTCACAAGGTTGCAGCAACCGATGCCAGCGTGCTTATTCTTGGTGAGAATGGTACAGGAAAAGAGCTGGTAGCGCGTGCTCTTCATAGGAACTCCAATCGAAAAGATGAGGTTTTCATAAGTGTCGATCTCGGTTCTATTAACGAAAATCTTTTTGAAAGTGAGTTGTTTGGTCATGTGAAAGGGGCTTTTACCGATGCTAAGAGTGACAGAACCGGTCGTTTCGAAGTGGCTTCAGGTGGTACTCTCTTCCTTGATGAGATTGGGAACCTGTCCATGCCGATGCAGGCAAAACTGCTTACAACTCTTGAAAAGATGCAGATTACACGTGTTGGTTCCAATAAGATCATACCCATCAATGTGAGAATGATCTGCGCAACCAATATGCCGATCCATGCCATGACTCAGGAGAATACTTTCCGTCAGGACTTACTCTATAGGGTAAACACTGTTGAAATTTACCTGCCGCCCTTGAGAGAAAGGATTGAAGACATTCCCCTTCTTGCTGAACATTTCCTGAAAATCTATGCGAAAAAGTACAACAAAGTAATTGAATCGATAGGGGAAAGAGCAATTAAAAAACTGGAACTCTATCCGTGGCCCGGGAACATAAGAGAGTTGCAGCATGCTATTGAAAGAGCTGTGATCCTTAGCGATTCTCCTGTTTTATATCCCGAAGATTTTCTCCTTTGCGTGAAGGGTGATGAGTCTGATCAGGCAGGTTTTGATACCTATAACCTTGAAGATGTAGAAAAGTCGGTCATTCAAAAAGTGATACGTAAACATCACGGAAATATATCTCTTGCCGCAAAAGAGCTCGGGCTTACAAGGACTTCATTATACAGAAGAATGGAAAAATATGATCTATAAAAATTTTAAGATAAATGTGCTTTTCCGTGTGTTCCTGCTTCTTATTACACTCTTTCTCCTCGTATTTGTTTATTTCAGAACCAGTTTTCACATCACGTTGATATTTATAGGTGCATTAGTTGTTCTCGAGGTCTATTCTTTGATCTATTATATTGATAGAACCAACCGAGACCTAACAAATCTTCTCGACTCGATACAGTATTCTGATTTCAGCCGGACGTTTACGATCGAAAAGGAGAGTTCAAGCTACAAAGAATTTAAAAGCGCATTTAATAAAGTGATCACTAAGTTCAAGACTGTACGGGAGGAAAAAGAAGAGCAATACCATTACCTGCAGAATGTACTTCATCATGTTGGTATTGCTCTAATAGCATTCAGAAAGAACGGCAAAGTGGAGATGATCAATAATTTTGCAAAAAAGCTCTTCAGGATCAATAATCTCAGGAACATTCTGTTACTTGAAGATTTTAATAAAGAGCTAGTCGATACCATCCTGAAGCTGAAGTCCGGCGAACATGCTCTTGTTAAAGTGTATGATAATGATGAACTTCTCCAGCTTGCGATCTTCGCAACCGAGTTTACCTTGAATGAAAGGATTATAAAATTAGTCTCTATTCAGAATATTCAGCACGAACTGGAAGAAAAGGAAATGGAGGCATGGCAGAAACTC contains these protein-coding regions:
- a CDS encoding ABC transporter ATP-binding protein, with protein sequence MIKTNDLVKVYRTDEVETTALNKVNLDIKEGEFVAVMGPSGCGKSTLLNILGLLDNPSEGTFEFMGEEVSGYTERRRTNLRKGNIGFIFQSFNLIDELTVYENVELPLLYLKMSSSIRKKKVEEVLDRMKIMHRKNHFPQQLSGGQQQRVAVARAVVTNPRLILADEPTGNLDSANGEEVMDLLTQLNEEGTTIVMVTHSPSDAEYSHRIIQLFDGHIVTENIRKLL
- a CDS encoding HlyD family efflux transporter periplasmic adaptor subunit, with the protein product MDRIIEKKTWTPKKILWISLASIFVLLILYYIIFADKSSKLRVQTERLTIATVEKGYFQDYITIPGTVEPIRTVFIDALEGGQVEEILIEEGSMVKEGDVILRLSNTNLHLNIMNREASLAEQINNLRNTRLLMEQNKLDLKSQLIEINYAIGKAKRDYEINKEIYEMNKNLLSDDEFQTSEDYYYYLVNKKDLLIESQKQDSVFRDVQISQLEESVNRMQQNLDLVQKKLESLEVKAPVNGQLASLNAEIGESKGAGQRLGQINVLDSYKINAQIDEHYISRVQRGLVGEFEYTNKTFMLEVTKIYPEVRNGQFSIDMEFIGDLPENMRIGQTFRIKLELGEPKESLLIPRGGFYQSTGGQWVFVVDEAGNNAYKRDIRLNRYNPKYYEVIDGVQEGEQVIVSSYDTFGDVDVLILKKND
- a CDS encoding sigma-54-dependent Fis family transcriptional regulator; this encodes MSQKFGKILVVDDKEDILFALKLLLKKHVEKIHTEQDPSNIPELLKNESYDLVLLDMNFTADMSGGQEGYYWMQRIKEIDPAILVIFITAYGDVEKAVKAIKAGATDFVLKPWQNEKLLTTINTALKLRQSQTEATNLRMKQKELSAALDQPFSDFIGVSVEMKKVFATIHKVAATDASVLILGENGTGKELVARALHRNSNRKDEVFISVDLGSINENLFESELFGHVKGAFTDAKSDRTGRFEVASGGTLFLDEIGNLSMPMQAKLLTTLEKMQITRVGSNKIIPINVRMICATNMPIHAMTQENTFRQDLLYRVNTVEIYLPPLRERIEDIPLLAEHFLKIYAKKYNKVIESIGERAIKKLELYPWPGNIRELQHAIERAVILSDSPVLYPEDFLLCVKGDESDQAGFDTYNLEDVEKSVIQKVIRKHHGNISLAAKELGLTRTSLYRRMEKYDL
- a CDS encoding GHKL domain-containing protein, giving the protein MIYKNFKINVLFRVFLLLITLFLLVFVYFRTSFHITLIFIGALVVLEVYSLIYYIDRTNRDLTNLLDSIQYSDFSRTFTIEKESSSYKEFKSAFNKVITKFKTVREEKEEQYHYLQNVLHHVGIALIAFRKNGKVEMINNFAKKLFRINNLRNILLLEDFNKELVDTILKLKSGEHALVKVYDNDELLQLAIFATEFTLNERIIKLVSIQNIQHELEEKEMEAWQKLIRVLTHEIMNSITPIASISSTINSMLQEIESDADVKDAGDVDPETIEDIREALTTIHKRSTGLLHFVETYRNLTRIPKPNFQIFQIKNIFNHVDVLLEEEFKSKNIAFSYSIYPQSLELTADEDLVQQVVINLLRNAIHGVELNEKPLIELKAYVSERGRVVIQVVDNGTGIPADSIEKIFIPFYTTKKEGSGIGLSLSRQIMRLHGGTITVNSEPNVKTEFTLRF